In a genomic window of Methanosarcina horonobensis HB-1 = JCM 15518:
- a CDS encoding acetate--CoA ligase family protein: protein MVMKQVDLAFSESGSDRTLAVEIIKAAREAERQTLGLESFGILKAYGIPVVQTAFAKTEEEAVKAAEEIGYPLVMKVVSLQISHKSDVGGIRLSLQNGDEVRAAYREMMGTIPEKRPDAVLEGIQLQQMLSGGKEIIIGMIRDPTFGPMLMFGLGGVYVEILKDVMFAIAPVNEKEAREMITGIKTYPLLAGARGAKPSDIDALVDAIIRVSKLVCDFPEIEEFEINPMMVLEEGKGAFAVDMRLTLKKK from the coding sequence ATGGTTATGAAACAGGTAGACCTCGCCTTTTCTGAATCCGGTTCGGATAGGACTCTGGCAGTTGAAATTATTAAAGCTGCACGAGAGGCTGAACGGCAAACTCTTGGCCTTGAATCTTTTGGCATCCTGAAAGCTTACGGCATTCCTGTAGTACAGACTGCCTTTGCAAAGACTGAAGAGGAAGCCGTAAAAGCTGCAGAGGAGATAGGTTATCCTCTTGTTATGAAGGTCGTTTCTCTACAGATTTCCCATAAATCGGATGTGGGCGGGATCAGGCTCTCACTGCAAAACGGGGATGAGGTAAGAGCTGCTTACAGGGAAATGATGGGAACGATTCCTGAAAAAAGGCCGGATGCAGTCCTTGAGGGTATCCAGCTGCAGCAAATGCTCTCAGGCGGAAAAGAAATAATTATCGGAATGATCCGCGACCCGACCTTTGGGCCCATGTTGATGTTCGGGCTTGGAGGAGTTTATGTGGAAATTCTCAAGGATGTGATGTTTGCCATTGCCCCTGTGAATGAAAAGGAAGCCAGGGAGATGATTACAGGGATAAAGACCTATCCTCTTCTTGCAGGAGCTCGGGGTGCAAAACCTTCTGATATTGATGCCCTGGTGGATGCCATTATAAGAGTCTCGAAGCTTGTGTGCGATTTTCCGGAAATCGAAGAGTTTGAAATCAATCCCATGATGGTTCTGGAAGAGGGAAAGGGAGCTTTTGCAGTGGACATGAGGCTTACATTGAAGAAAAAGTGA
- the pta gene encoding phosphate acetyltransferase, protein MVTFLDKISERAKILNKTIALPETEDIRTLQAAAKILERGIAKVVLVGDEADIKALAGDLDLSKARIVNPKTYERKDEYVNAFYELRKHKGVTPESAAEIMSDYVYFAVMMAKLGEVDGVVSGAAHSSSDTLRPAVQIVKTAPGAALASAFFIIAVPDCEFGSNGTFLFADSGMVEMPSVEDVANIAVSSAKTFELLVQDTPYVAMLSYSTKGSANSPLTQATIAATKRAQELAPDVAIDGELQVDAAIVPKVAASKAPGSPVAGKANVFIFPDLNAGNIAYKIAQRLAKAEAYGPITQGLAKPINDLSRGCSDEDIVGAAAITCVQAAAQDK, encoded by the coding sequence CCTCCAGGCAGCTGCCAAGATCCTTGAAAGAGGTATTGCAAAAGTTGTCCTTGTCGGTGATGAGGCCGATATTAAGGCGCTCGCAGGAGATCTGGATCTCTCAAAAGCAAGAATTGTGAATCCTAAAACCTATGAGAGAAAAGATGAATACGTTAACGCTTTCTACGAGTTGAGAAAGCACAAAGGTGTAACCCCCGAAAGTGCAGCTGAAATTATGAGCGATTACGTTTATTTCGCTGTTATGATGGCCAAACTCGGGGAAGTAGACGGAGTAGTATCAGGAGCTGCCCACTCTTCTTCAGACACCCTGAGACCTGCTGTCCAGATAGTTAAGACTGCTCCGGGCGCAGCTCTTGCATCTGCTTTCTTCATTATTGCAGTACCTGACTGCGAATTTGGGTCTAACGGAACATTCCTCTTTGCTGATTCGGGCATGGTTGAAATGCCAAGCGTAGAAGATGTTGCGAACATTGCTGTGAGCTCTGCAAAGACCTTCGAACTTCTGGTACAGGACACGCCATATGTTGCAATGCTTTCCTATTCCACCAAAGGAAGCGCAAACAGCCCGCTGACACAGGCTACTATCGCTGCTACAAAGCGTGCACAGGAACTTGCACCTGATGTCGCAATCGACGGTGAGCTCCAGGTAGATGCAGCAATTGTTCCCAAGGTTGCAGCTTCAAAGGCTCCAGGAAGCCCTGTAGCAGGCAAAGCAAATGTCTTTATTTTCCCTGACCTGAACGCTGGAAATATTGCATACAAGATTGCCCAGAGACTTGCCAAAGCTGAAGCATATGGCCCTATTACTCAGGGACTTGCAAAGCCAATTAATGACCTGTCCAGAGGCTGCAGTGACGAAGATATTGTCGGTGCCGCTGCCATTACCTGTGTGCAGGCTGCAGCACAGGACAAATAA
- a CDS encoding sodium/calcium exchanger protein, whose protein sequence is MELPAAIILFVIFTAVIGTEGTRLSKTADQFADLTGLGEALVGGVLIGSIDSPAGAITSITAAYENHPELAISNAVGRYPCPDKISCSCRYQLQESKPRACSCILSESDAGYSSHDNRVYCRNTHDLGSREKGNVGS, encoded by the coding sequence ATGGAGCTGCCTGCTGCTATAATTCTTTTTGTTATCTTTACTGCTGTAATAGGTACTGAAGGAACCAGGCTTAGTAAAACCGCAGACCAGTTTGCAGACCTTACCGGACTTGGGGAAGCTCTGGTAGGGGGAGTGCTCATAGGGAGTATTGATTCCCCTGCAGGAGCCATAACCTCAATTACAGCGGCCTACGAGAACCACCCCGAGCTTGCAATCAGCAACGCAGTCGGAAGGTATCCTTGCCCAGACAAAATTTCTTGCTCTTGCCGATATCAGTTACAAGAAAGCAAACCTAGAGCATGCAGCTGCATCCTATCCGAATCTGATGCAGGGTACTCTTCTCATGATAATCGGGTATATTGCCGGAATACGCATGATCTGGGAAGCAGAGAAAAGGGCAATGTGGGTTCCTAA
- a CDS encoding S-layer protein domain-containing protein: MKKYTTVLLAALAVLIAVTAGTASAADNVSNGTTICKVIATHYECDSWSDEQYPIIDLCGEKYVPLFTTKGNIRDTHVNKLASLILDSNETYILKPGEKIDLGEGYALKVKQISSDYVDVWLELTRDGQYIADQIIPVKTNDNNTWNVALDNVQGENDVIVMKVYINNIFVGAEDCIVRIDGIWLIDFINARTLNVEDKLGEFTLKEVINGTDESNLGSLVFENTAEPSAICSVVGTGYECGNWSDEQYPLINLSGENYVPLFSSEDEIWQSHVNKLASLILDSNETHTLKPGETLDLGNGYALEVREIDIDSENVWLEVTKDGQHVSDQNVLVGADGNSTWTVTLDNVQGENDVVVMKVNVKQIFVGTETSVIWVDGIWLIDYASARTLNIGDKIGESTLGQIISGVDASNPGSLVFGNASVTNVTPVANATLVANETSVNDTLAADFSASPSPEKGLAKFTNKSTGLPTSWHWNFWRGFNIKSK, translated from the coding sequence ATGAAGAAATATACAACAGTCTTACTGGCTGCTCTTGCTGTATTAATTGCAGTTACCGCAGGTACTGCAAGTGCAGCAGACAATGTTAGCAATGGAACCACTATCTGTAAAGTTATAGCTACTCACTATGAGTGTGATAGCTGGTCTGATGAACAATATCCAATAATCGATTTGTGTGGAGAAAAATATGTTCCCCTGTTTACCACTAAAGGAAATATCCGGGATACGCATGTTAACAAGCTTGCCAGTTTGATTCTTGACAGCAATGAAACGTATATCCTTAAACCCGGAGAAAAAATTGACCTTGGTGAAGGTTATGCTCTCAAAGTTAAGCAGATCAGTAGTGATTATGTGGATGTCTGGCTCGAGTTAACCCGAGACGGACAATACATCGCTGACCAGATTATCCCGGTTAAAACAAATGACAACAATACGTGGAATGTAGCCCTTGACAACGTTCAGGGTGAAAACGACGTTATTGTCATGAAAGTCTATATCAACAATATCTTCGTGGGTGCGGAAGATTGCATCGTTAGGATCGATGGTATATGGCTTATTGACTTTATAAATGCCAGAACTCTCAATGTAGAAGATAAACTCGGGGAGTTTACATTAAAGGAAGTCATTAATGGAACAGATGAGTCTAACCTGGGAAGTCTTGTTTTCGAAAATACTGCGGAACCTTCTGCAATCTGTAGTGTTGTCGGAACCGGTTATGAATGCGGGAACTGGTCCGATGAGCAGTATCCTCTGATCAATTTATCTGGAGAGAATTATGTTCCATTATTTTCCAGTGAGGATGAGATCTGGCAATCTCACGTTAACAAGCTTGCCAGTTTGATTCTTGACAGCAATGAAACGCACACCCTTAAACCTGGTGAAACACTTGATCTCGGCAATGGTTATGCTCTTGAGGTCAGGGAAATCGATATTGACAGTGAGAATGTCTGGCTTGAAGTCACGAAGGACGGGCAACATGTTTCTGATCAAAATGTCCTGGTTGGTGCTGACGGCAACAGTACATGGACTGTAACCCTTGACAATGTTCAGGGTGAAAACGACGTTGTTGTCATGAAAGTAAATGTCAAACAGATATTCGTGGGTACAGAAACCAGCGTTATCTGGGTTGATGGTATCTGGCTTATTGACTATGCAAGTGCCAGGACCCTTAATATCGGGGACAAAATCGGAGAATCCACACTTGGGCAAATTATTAGCGGAGTAGATGCATCTAACCCTGGCAGCCTTGTTTTTGGAAATGCTTCAGTTACTAATGTTACTCCAGTTGCTAATGCTACTTTAGTTGCCAATGAAACCTCAGTTAATGATACTTTAGCTGCTGATTTTTCTGCCTCACCTTCTCCCGAAAAGGGATTGGCTAAGTTCACTAACAAAAGTACAGGGTTGCCTACTTCATGGCACTGGAATTTTTGGAGAGGTTTTAATATTAAAAGCAAATAA
- a CDS encoding ArsR/SmtB family transcription factor, protein MSDLLKERERGLKGLNITEDLVLVPVPSLPDEVSLLARALSRPLPMQILNQLRKKQMSAGELASELGLRLNTLAYNLCLLEKVGLIKVRQVKWSCKGREVKIYALTEQPILLVPLENRDNGSFVLDVPENCSKNLSGQAVALLESSEEKNEYISSYKMNNNQEALPAYTRYAVLFPVKEAHNQD, encoded by the coding sequence TTGAGTGATTTGCTCAAGGAACGGGAAAGAGGGTTGAAAGGTTTGAACATAACTGAAGATTTAGTCCTCGTACCTGTTCCGTCGCTGCCGGATGAGGTATCTCTGCTTGCAAGAGCTCTTTCAAGGCCTCTTCCTATGCAAATTCTTAATCAACTTCGGAAAAAGCAGATGTCTGCAGGTGAACTTGCATCAGAGCTTGGACTCCGCCTGAATACACTGGCATACAATCTTTGTTTACTGGAAAAGGTCGGCCTGATAAAGGTCAGGCAGGTAAAATGGAGCTGTAAAGGCCGTGAGGTTAAAATCTATGCCCTCACAGAACAGCCAATTTTGCTGGTACCCCTGGAAAACAGGGATAACGGCTCTTTTGTCCTGGATGTTCCGGAAAACTGCAGTAAAAATCTTTCCGGACAGGCAGTTGCCCTTTTAGAGAGTTCAGAAGAAAAAAATGAGTATATATCCTCCTATAAAATGAACAATAATCAGGAAGCTCTCCCAGCCTATACCCGCTATGCCGTGCTTTTCCCTGTCAAGGAGGCCCATAACCAGGATTGA
- a CDS encoding Hsp20/alpha crystallin family protein: MAMVRMTPDMFSCSDDEGNLYIEIDMVGVDKENIELKMVEDGFFVRAKREETGVEYAGTYAFCYGVVPEKAVARYTDGKLYVKVPYREAKAETVDVKIQ; this comes from the coding sequence ATGGCAATGGTGAGAATGACACCTGATATGTTTTCATGTTCGGATGACGAGGGAAACCTCTACATCGAAATCGATATGGTTGGGGTAGATAAAGAGAATATCGAATTGAAAATGGTCGAAGACGGTTTTTTCGTAAGAGCAAAAAGAGAAGAAACCGGGGTAGAATATGCGGGGACTTACGCATTCTGCTACGGGGTAGTTCCTGAGAAGGCTGTTGCAAGATATACTGATGGAAAGCTCTATGTTAAAGTGCCTTACAGGGAAGCTAAAGCAGAGACAGTTGATGTCAAAATTCAGTGA
- a CDS encoding acetate kinase codes for MKVLVINAGSSSLKYQLIDMTDESPLAVGLCERIGIDNSIITQKRFDGKKLEKQTDLPTHKFALEEVVKALTDSEFGVIKSMEEINAVGHRVVHGGEKFTSSALIDEGVEKAIKDCFELAPLHNPPNMMGISACQEIMPGVPMVAVFDTAFHQTIPAYAYMYALPYALYEKHGIRKYGFHGTSHFYVARRAAAMLGKPEQDVKVITCHLGNGSSITAVKGGKSVETTMGFTPLEGVAMGTRCGSIDPAVVPFVMEKEGLTTREIDTLMNKKSGVLGVSGLSNDFRDLDEAASKGNQRAELALEIFAYKIKKVIGEYSAVLNGADAIVFTAGIGENSASIRKRILTGLDGLGIKIDEEKNKIRGQEIDISTPDAKVRVLVIPTNEELTIARDTKEICETEVKLHSSVPI; via the coding sequence ATGAAAGTACTGGTTATAAACGCAGGGAGTTCTTCTCTCAAATACCAATTAATTGATATGACAGATGAGTCCCCTCTTGCAGTAGGGCTCTGTGAGAGGATAGGCATCGACAACTCAATCATCACTCAGAAGAGGTTTGACGGCAAGAAGTTGGAAAAGCAGACCGACCTCCCCACTCACAAGTTCGCCCTCGAAGAAGTTGTCAAGGCTCTCACGGATTCTGAGTTCGGTGTCATTAAAAGCATGGAAGAGATCAATGCAGTCGGGCACAGGGTTGTGCACGGTGGGGAAAAGTTCACCTCCTCAGCTTTGATTGACGAGGGAGTAGAAAAGGCAATCAAGGACTGCTTTGAACTTGCTCCTCTCCACAACCCTCCAAACATGATGGGAATTTCTGCCTGTCAGGAGATCATGCCCGGCGTCCCAATGGTCGCTGTCTTTGATACAGCATTCCACCAGACAATCCCGGCATATGCTTACATGTATGCTCTGCCATACGCACTGTACGAAAAGCATGGGATCAGGAAATACGGCTTCCACGGCACTTCCCACTTTTACGTTGCCAGAAGGGCTGCCGCTATGCTCGGAAAACCCGAACAGGATGTCAAGGTCATCACCTGCCACCTCGGGAACGGATCAAGCATTACGGCTGTTAAAGGCGGAAAATCCGTTGAGACCACAATGGGCTTTACTCCGCTTGAGGGAGTTGCAATGGGTACCAGATGCGGTTCGATTGACCCTGCAGTTGTTCCTTTCGTGATGGAAAAGGAAGGCCTTACAACCAGAGAAATCGATACCCTTATGAACAAAAAGTCAGGTGTGCTTGGAGTTTCCGGGCTCAGCAATGACTTCAGGGACCTCGATGAAGCAGCTTCGAAAGGCAACCAGAGAGCCGAACTTGCCCTTGAAATCTTTGCATATAAGATTAAGAAGGTCATAGGTGAGTATTCAGCCGTGCTTAATGGTGCAGATGCAATAGTCTTTACTGCAGGTATCGGAGAAAACAGCGCAAGTATCAGAAAGAGAATTCTTACCGGTCTTGATGGTCTTGGAATAAAGATCGATGAAGAAAAGAACAAGATCAGAGGCCAGGAAATCGATATCAGTACTCCGGATGCAAAAGTAAGGGTTCTTGTTATCCCGACCAATGAAGAACTGACCATTGCAAGGGACACAAAAGAAATCTGCGAAACCGAAGTAAAATTACACAGCTCAGTACCAATCTGA
- a CDS encoding 4Fe-4S dicluster domain-containing protein: MYPVIDYHRCNGALACYEVCPAEVFDIDEIDRVKKAVVARPENCIECEQCVEACPADAIELVED; encoded by the coding sequence ATGTATCCTGTAATCGATTATCATAGATGTAATGGGGCTTTAGCCTGCTATGAGGTTTGCCCTGCAGAAGTTTTTGATATTGACGAAATAGATAGGGTAAAAAAGGCGGTTGTAGCTCGCCCGGAAAACTGTATAGAGTGCGAACAATGTGTGGAAGCCTGTCCAGCAGATGCTATCGAACTTGTAGAAGACTGA
- a CDS encoding phosphate acyltransferase: MNDLSRGCSDEDIVNAVAITCVQVAAQDK, translated from the coding sequence ATTAATGATCTATCAAGAGGCTGCAGTGACGAAGACATTGTCAATGCCGTTGCAATTACCTGTGTGCAGGTTGCAGCACAGGACAAATAA
- a CDS encoding acetate kinase: MKVLVINCGSSSLKYQLIDMTTESVLATGLVERVTFSDGIITMKRFDGKKYQAEHQDYPNHKVALHAAIDTLLDPEYGVIKSMTEINAVGHRVVHGGEKFTRSVLIDDEVEKAIRDTFELAPLHNPPNMMGIEASIELMPGTPNVAVFDTTFHTTIPNYAYIYALPYSMYEKYGIRKYGFHGTSHYYVSRRAAAMLGKPLEETKIITCHMGNGSSITAVKGGKSVETTMGFTPLEGVAMGTRCGSIDPAVVPFMMEKEDLTPREVDTLMNKKSGVLGISGVSNDFRELDEAASHGNERAELALEVFSYKVKKVIGEYSAVLDYPDAIVFTAGIGENSASIRNRILSGLENFGIKVDQEKNKIRGQEIDIATPDSKIRILVIPTNEELTIARDTKEICETEVKLRASINV, encoded by the coding sequence ATGAAAGTACTGGTTATAAATTGTGGGAGTTCGTCTCTCAAGTATCAGCTAATTGACATGACCACTGAATCGGTGCTTGCAACAGGTCTTGTCGAGAGAGTAACTTTTTCAGATGGTATCATTACAATGAAGAGGTTCGACGGCAAGAAGTATCAAGCAGAACACCAAGACTATCCGAACCACAAAGTAGCTCTGCATGCAGCCATTGATACCCTTCTCGACCCGGAATACGGCGTCATCAAGAGCATGACTGAAATCAACGCTGTAGGGCACAGGGTCGTTCACGGAGGTGAAAAATTCACCAGGTCGGTTTTAATCGACGACGAAGTGGAAAAGGCTATCAGGGACACCTTTGAACTCGCTCCTCTGCACAACCCACCAAACATGATGGGGATCGAAGCATCTATTGAGCTCATGCCCGGGACCCCCAATGTTGCTGTTTTTGACACTACGTTCCACACAACGATACCCAATTATGCCTACATCTATGCTCTGCCATACAGCATGTACGAAAAATATGGGATCAGGAAATACGGTTTCCACGGCACCTCGCACTACTATGTTTCCAGAAGGGCAGCTGCTATGCTCGGAAAGCCCTTAGAAGAGACCAAGATCATCACCTGCCACATGGGGAACGGTTCAAGCATTACGGCTGTTAAAGGCGGAAAATCTGTTGAGACTACCATGGGCTTTACCCCGCTTGAAGGTGTTGCGATGGGTACCAGGTGCGGTTCCATTGACCCCGCAGTCGTTCCTTTCATGATGGAAAAAGAAGACCTTACACCCAGAGAAGTTGACACCCTTATGAACAAAAAGTCCGGTGTACTCGGAATCTCCGGAGTCAGCAACGACTTCAGAGAACTTGACGAAGCAGCTTCCCATGGCAATGAGAGAGCCGAACTTGCCCTCGAAGTTTTCTCATACAAGGTCAAGAAAGTCATAGGTGAGTATTCAGCCGTTCTTGACTACCCGGATGCAATTGTCTTTACCGCAGGCATCGGAGAAAACAGCGCAAGCATCAGGAATAGAATCCTTTCCGGCCTTGAAAACTTCGGCATAAAGGTCGATCAGGAAAAGAACAAAATAAGAGGCCAGGAAATCGATATCGCCACCCCTGATTCCAAAATAAGGATACTTGTCATCCCGACCAATGAAGAACTTACAATTGCAAGGGACACAAAAGAAATCTGTGAGACAGAGGTCAAGTTACGCGCATCTATAAATGTCTGA
- a CDS encoding 4Fe-4S dicluster domain-containing protein — translation MHPRIDYNKCVGSLECYDICPVDVFDAEETEEGKRAVVARPEDCIECEQCIEVCPTDAIELVED, via the coding sequence ATGCACCCCAGAATTGACTATAATAAATGTGTTGGTTCACTTGAATGTTACGATATTTGCCCCGTGGACGTGTTTGATGCGGAAGAAACGGAAGAAGGAAAAAGGGCGGTAGTGGCACGTCCTGAGGACTGCATAGAGTGTGAACAATGTATAGAGGTCTGTCCCACTGACGCAATCGAACTGGTAGAAGATTAA
- a CDS encoding uracil-DNA glycosylase, whose product MAAEEEDCGNLEERVRKMVDAGYETVAREAVACIRCPLHKSAIKRVIGKGSCNPKVFFIGEAPGDAENKSGIPFYGRAGKQLDKMVEYMRLSEEDWFVTNTVKCHPPENRKPKVHEIECCKPFLTAQIALLNPKLIILLGNTAERSYCPKRKLEWGVPVELDGRIVLKLYHPAALIYTASKIEVQRAFIDKNRELWQ is encoded by the coding sequence ATGGCAGCAGAGGAAGAGGATTGCGGAAACCTTGAAGAAAGAGTTCGAAAAATGGTGGATGCCGGGTACGAGACCGTCGCAAGAGAGGCGGTAGCCTGCATACGATGCCCCCTCCATAAGAGTGCGATAAAAAGAGTGATAGGAAAAGGGTCCTGTAACCCAAAAGTGTTTTTTATAGGAGAAGCTCCGGGAGACGCCGAAAATAAATCCGGAATCCCCTTCTATGGGAGAGCAGGGAAACAGCTGGACAAAATGGTAGAGTATATGAGGCTTTCAGAAGAAGACTGGTTTGTAACGAATACTGTCAAATGTCATCCCCCAGAAAACAGAAAGCCGAAGGTGCACGAGATCGAATGCTGCAAACCCTTCCTTACTGCCCAGATAGCTCTGCTTAATCCTAAACTCATAATTCTCCTTGGCAATACAGCTGAAAGATCGTACTGCCCAAAAAGAAAACTTGAATGGGGAGTTCCGGTTGAACTGGATGGGAGAATAGTCCTGAAACTCTACCACCCGGCAGCGCTGATATATACAGCTTCAAAAATAGAAGTCCAGAGAGCTTTTATTGATAAAAATAGAGAACTCTGGCAGTAA
- a CDS encoding HEAT repeat domain-containing protein: MTERHELFSCRDARLLILLILFSGICAGCLGQDPLEARVEKLIQSLGDKDQNISYASSYALVDIGEPAVDPLIKALKDDDPQVRSLAARALGEIGDQKASDSLIEVLDDPSPEVRMNAASSLGWLGASEAVEPLIELLRDENEGVVHSSVCALGAFKDPRAVEPLCEVLNRDDYSKRWEIVLALGEIGDSRAVDPLLDLLDDKDIGSTAADTLSRFESEQLFGKLTKFLRSSNPTTRANAVKVYYGLRDPASIPYLIEMLDDKAPEVRKEAAFALGFFIESEEVVQIELPLIDALGDSDPEVQEVAARSLGRIESKDSVPYLEELLQAKNQNVQIAAAAALGNIGGPEVVDSLTALLGDDSWLLRKSIVDSLIKIGGSRAVDPLISSLEDENYRVRQSAADGLGKLGDQEAVEPLLKAMETEKEWDVRVAEVRALGELGGPEAIEGLRRISKDMEEYRSVRDTAEELLGKIERGEATNVYSVS, encoded by the coding sequence ATGACAGAGCGACATGAGCTTTTCAGTTGCAGGGATGCAAGACTTTTGATTCTCTTGATTTTGTTTTCTGGAATCTGTGCCGGTTGCCTTGGTCAGGATCCTCTTGAAGCAAGGGTGGAGAAACTGATCCAGAGTCTCGGGGATAAGGATCAGAATATCAGTTATGCTTCATCTTATGCACTTGTTGATATCGGGGAGCCTGCAGTGGACCCTTTGATAAAAGCTCTAAAAGATGATGATCCTCAGGTGCGCAGCCTTGCTGCTCGTGCCCTTGGAGAAATAGGAGATCAAAAAGCCTCAGACTCTCTTATTGAAGTTCTGGATGACCCCTCCCCTGAGGTTCGCATGAATGCGGCTTCTTCACTTGGCTGGCTTGGGGCCTCTGAAGCTGTTGAACCTCTTATTGAGCTCCTGAGGGATGAAAATGAAGGGGTAGTTCACAGTTCAGTGTGTGCTCTTGGAGCATTTAAAGATCCTAGGGCAGTTGAGCCTCTTTGCGAAGTTCTGAATCGTGATGATTACAGTAAACGCTGGGAAATTGTACTTGCTCTCGGAGAAATCGGAGATTCCAGAGCAGTTGATCCTCTTCTAGATCTTTTGGATGACAAAGATATTGGATCTACAGCAGCCGATACCCTTAGCAGATTTGAAAGTGAACAGCTTTTTGGAAAACTTACTAAATTTCTGCGCAGCAGTAATCCCACAACTCGGGCTAACGCCGTAAAGGTGTATTATGGTCTTCGGGATCCTGCTTCTATTCCTTACCTGATTGAAATGCTGGATGATAAGGCTCCAGAGGTAAGAAAGGAAGCCGCTTTTGCCCTGGGTTTTTTTATAGAGTCAGAGGAAGTTGTCCAGATAGAGCTACCTCTTATCGATGCTCTTGGGGACAGCGATCCCGAGGTACAGGAAGTCGCTGCTCGTTCTCTTGGAAGGATTGAGAGCAAAGATTCTGTTCCTTATCTTGAGGAGCTCCTTCAAGCCAAAAACCAGAATGTTCAGATTGCAGCCGCCGCAGCTCTGGGAAATATTGGAGGCCCTGAGGTTGTGGATTCTCTTACTGCTCTTCTTGGGGATGATTCATGGCTGCTAAGAAAGAGTATTGTAGATTCCCTTATAAAAATCGGGGGTTCTCGAGCTGTTGATCCCCTGATCTCTTCTCTTGAAGATGAAAACTATAGAGTAAGGCAAAGTGCTGCAGACGGTCTGGGAAAACTTGGAGATCAGGAAGCCGTTGAACCTCTCCTCAAAGCTATGGAAACTGAAAAGGAATGGGATGTTAGGGTTGCGGAGGTCCGGGCTCTTGGGGAACTTGGAGGACCGGAGGCTATCGAGGGTTTGCGCCGGATCAGCAAAGATATGGAAGAGTATAGGAGTGTCAGGGACACTGCAGAGGAGTTACTCGGAAAAATAGAAAGAGGTGAGGCGACTAATGTCTATTCTGTTTCTTGA
- a CDS encoding helix-turn-helix transcriptional regulator has product MLAVGILLLSSIIAIDLLLEDTPVVIQLEGDTFKVVDIPYVYTVKEAYILLFSGFIGGLALAQVLRSSGLQDPVFSVTGPAAHVKALNFAAEEVGEDKFEILERRFEFSHENACVEKLLPDKPNICPTDVLLRALEGDERKAVELIAAKGGRILQNELVNSLDFSKAKVSRVLMNLERRGIITKRKYGLTNCISIADELKDNSRIKDAGTKNTGMEGE; this is encoded by the coding sequence GTGCTGGCTGTAGGTATCCTGCTCTTATCAAGCATTATCGCCATTGATCTTCTTCTTGAAGACACACCTGTGGTGATCCAGCTTGAAGGAGACACGTTCAAGGTTGTGGATATTCCTTATGTGTATACGGTAAAAGAAGCGTATATTCTTCTTTTTTCAGGGTTCATAGGAGGTCTGGCTCTGGCTCAGGTTCTGCGGTCTTCCGGGCTTCAGGATCCGGTTTTCTCCGTAACCGGTCCCGCAGCCCATGTAAAGGCTCTCAATTTTGCGGCAGAAGAAGTTGGGGAAGACAAATTTGAGATTCTGGAGAGGAGATTTGAGTTCTCCCATGAAAATGCCTGTGTTGAGAAACTCCTGCCCGATAAGCCTAATATCTGTCCTACCGACGTCCTTTTGCGGGCTCTTGAAGGAGATGAAAGAAAAGCTGTTGAACTGATTGCAGCAAAAGGAGGAAGAATTCTCCAGAACGAGCTTGTAAATTCCCTTGATTTTTCCAAAGCCAAGGTTTCCAGGGTTCTTATGAACCTGGAAAGAAGGGGCATAATAACAAAGAGAAAGTACGGGCTTACCAACTGTATTTCGATAGCTGACGAGCTTAAGGATAATTCAAGAATTAAGGATGCGGGGACGAAGAATACAGGGATGGAGGGGGAATAA